The DNA window gagatacaggttcaatccctgggtcgggaagatctcctggaggagggaatggcaacgcactccagcattcttgcctggagaatcccatgaacagaggagcctggcagtctatagtccgtagagttgcaaatagtcagacgtgactgaaatgacttagcaacacTCACCTGTTATATATTACACTTGACACTGgtgttgtgctacagtccatgcttCAGCATTGAAATTAGTGACTGTCAAGCTATGTAATGTATGTAATGAAGATGCTAGGTCCAAGAGAAAGAGTTTAATTGAGAGTAAGTGACATTAGAGAACCTTCTATTATAGTTGTTGGAGGGATCAAGggttttaagaataaaaacaaatatgtgtgtgttttctaggCTTTCACAAAGCAATGGTCAAGACCATGTCTGCAGCCCTGAAGATACCTCATTTTGGGTATTGTGATGAGGTTGACCTTACTGAACTGGTTAAGCTACGAGAAGAATTAAAACCCATTGCTTTTGCTCGTGGAATTAAACTTTCCTTTATGCCCTTCTTCTTGAAAGtaagatttcattcatttcaagcaAGGCTTGAGTAAGACATAAATTTTGTTTTGCAGATATGCAGTGTGTTAACTATGggtttgaataaaaataatatttctcatGATATCATATAGTCAGAAAAATGTACAGATATActctctttgtttcacagaagtttataaaattgaaatattttatgtcagATTTTTATCTACTTATCTCTTTGAATTAGGTCGGGTTATCCTGCCAGGTAGGTAAAGCCTTTAATTCAGAAAGGATCATGCCAGTAAAGTCCTAATCTGACCAAAAGTGAGACTCAGGattgatttttcacttttcaataaACATATGAGGCTTCTAGGAATCATTTCTAGGACCTTGGGACCAGTATGAAAAGAATAAGACAATCAGCTGAGCTTGCACAGCTCCCTAACCACTATTTAGGAAGCAGCTGCCTTCTGCCCAACTCTGTACAAAGCATTCTGTATACATGATCTCTTTTAACTATCATAATAATGCTAATGTGTAAATATTGctatttcctcttttcatttaAGGAAATTGGCACTCAGAGAAGTTGACAAACTTGCCAAGGATTTATATCTAACAGGTGGAGAAGCTAAGTTTTCATTCTGGTCCATTTTTCTAAAAAAGTGTGTACTGTTGTCTCTAACTTCAGTGCGGCTTCCCATAGCGCTTTGCGCACTGCACCAAGACTGTTCCCTCATAAATCAAATTACTGTATTATCCCCTGGTTCTTTTCAGTGGTTCCCTATCAGGATTGCCTTCAGGATAGTTTGAAAATGCCTTATTGTGGCATAACAGAATATTTCTATGAGCCTTTGCTGCCCACTTTTCATGTCTTCTCTCTCAGTCACTCCCCCTGCTATAGTCAGATTAAGCTATGTGTAGCTCCTGGAATATACAACTCTGCCTGAACTACTGCCTCCTCCCTTGATCAAATGCGTGTGCATCCTAAACACTCAAATTTTGTTCCAGTGTAGCCTCCTACAAAAGCTGGTGGTTATCATAGTCTGAGTTAAATAAGCCTTTTGTTTCTCATTGCAACTTATCTCAGTGTATTGATAGTATTTATACTCAGTTGTCTCTTCATTGATGCCGAGTCTTATAAGACAGAAGCTGTTCTCCTGTATCTCCATCTTTTTAACAACGACCCTAACGAGGAAAGAGATGCTCTATAAACATGAGATGTAGTCGGTGCCAGTAATGAGGGATCTAGACTATATTACAGCTCTGAGGGTCATCTGTAGAGGCACAGCAGTTGAAACTCTTGGATAAGATCACTCAAATTATGTGCAAAGAGAAGAAAGCTCAGGCTTTTCCATCAGTGTTTAAGAGGTAGATAGAAGTTGAGTTGGCAAGGTGGTGGCAGAGGGTGTGTGGGGTCAGTGGTTTGATGACAGCAGAACCAGGAAGTCACTTAAAAGCCACATGTGTCTATTGCTGAATGACAAACCACCCCCAGAGTTGATGGTTTGAAACAGTTAgccatttattatttcttatgggTCTACAGTCTGTTTCTCTGTAGTTAACAatctacatttattatttctcatgagCACAGCCAGTCTGCTGATCTTGGCAGAGTCCACACATATGTCTAGAGACAGCTAGTAGGTTGGCTAAGGGGCCAGCTGCTGTAGGATTAGTGAGACTGACTTATTTCTCTTCCCATGTCTCTCCTATCTGCCCAGTATACCAGcctgcacatgggctcagtactgGCAGATGAAGAGAGGAGGCAGAATGTAAATGCTTTCCCCAAGCTGCCCTGCACccagtttgtttttaattcactGAGCAAAGTGAGTCACATAACGTAGCTCAGAATCAGCTTGCAAGAGCACTGCCAAAGAATTTGTACATGGAGGCGTGCAAGATTGGGGCTTTTGATTCAGTCTCTCACaccaagagagaagaaaaggtcaAAGGTCAACCAGAACTTACTAAATAAAGTATTGCTGAGGTTGAAGCTTGGTTGCTGTTAGTTGGGTTTGGGgaatgaaagaaactgaggaaGAGGAGAACCTGAAAAAATATGTTAAGGCAGACAAGGCATAGGTACAAATGACGGTTAAAGTACTGTACAGGGGGAAAAATGACCTCATATCTGTGGATACAtaccttgtttttccttttacaaaATTTGGATTATACTCAACATACTGTTTGTAATGTataagcgaagaagaactaaagagcctcttgatgaaagtgaaagaggagaatgaaaagttggtttaaaactcaacattcagaaaacgaagatcatggcatctggtcccatcacttcatggcaaatagatggggaaacagtggaaacagtggctgactttattttggggggctccaaaatcactatagatggtgactgcagccatgaaattaaaagatgcttgctccttggaagaaaagctatgaccaaactagacagcatattaaaaagcagagacattactttaccaacaaagatctgtctagtcaaagctatggtttttccagtagtcatgtatggatgtgagagttggactataaagaaagctgagcactgaagaattgatgtttttgaactatggtgttggagaagactcttgagagtcccttggactgcaaggagatccagtcaatcctaaaggaaatcagtcctgaatattcactggaaggactgatgctgcagctgaactgcagcactttggccacctgatgcaaaaaaacagctcattggaaaagatgctgatgctgggaaagattgaaggcaggaggaaaaggggacgacagaggataagatggttggatggcatcaatgacacgatggacatgagtttgagcaagctccgggagttggtgatggacagggaagcctggcgtgctgcagtccatggggtcacaaatagtcggacatgactgagtgactgaactgactgaactgaatggattttttaaataaagaagattaaagTTATAGTTATCAAATCAAATGCTTTATAAAACTCCTTAACTTTCCAGTTCAGggatatgatttctttttttctgtcaagACCCCCCCACCCACAGACAAAAATAACACAACACAATGCATATAACGAACCATTAATTGGACAAGATGAAGGTGGTGGGGGAAGGAATTCTTTTTACCGTCAatcttaagcatttttattttttagtttttaaactgtTTGCAAGGCATGACAACCAAATGCGATGTCTCACTTTGATTATATCCTGAATAGTCAGAGAAACAGCTATAGAGAACATTTTGGAGACAGGGAAATCTGAATATGGacagaagagaaagcaagaaaagacaGAGTGGGAAGACAGAAATGCCATCAGTTTGGGGAGACAAGCTCTAAAGTCAGTGTTTGCATCAGCTCTGCCCTTCTCTTGGGCAGGGACACCAGCTACAGCACTAGCTTCTCAAATCCTTGTCACCTGTTCTTTCTACACAGGGAAATAATTAACTGCTTTTTCGGGTTTTAATTCAAAATGTTTCTTTGAACTGCAGGTTTTCTTCCCATGGAAATTTTAACACTCTACATGTAAATGAGGAAAACACAAGAatttagacctttttttttttttttggtgttttggtCAATCTTCATAGTTATTTTGAAAATCTCCTCAGTGTGTACAAGCTACCTTGACGACTTTAtcttttattcttaattgatAAGGGTAACCTAGTTCCACATTTATAGACGATAAGTTAGGAGTAATGCCTGGTACATGTAGACTTGAGATTAAACTCAATTTACAGAAGAgttctctccctccatcctttcACCTCTTAACACTTCAAATCTCCTATCCTTTCAGAGTTAAAAGTGTTAATGTTGCATTTTCTCCCCATTAAACAGGCTGCTTCCTTGGGATTACTACAGTTTCCTATTCTTAATGCTTCTGTGGATGAAAACTGCCAGAACATAACATACAAGGTTGGCTCTGtgttgtgaaaatattttgtgtaaATATAAGTGCAAATGTGCTTGTAGGTTAATAATTAACAACACtgttcagatatgcagatttcCATTTTTAACCCCTTTTGGTTTTCTGGTTAGAATATTGGAAGTACACAGCTGTGAGGCAGTGGGTTACATTTTTCACACTACACACACTCCCCTCAGACAGAAGAGGGCTTGAAGTGGAATTCCTgcagttttaaaaagcaagaccaatttaaatgagaaaattaatgaaagttTAAATTCCGTTGAGTGAACTCTTGTGTTTGGAGTGAAAGTTTATGAAGACTGAGAACTCTTTTGAGGATGCTGGCTCTTACTTATTATTCTTATTAGAAATATACAACCAAGAAGAAAGCTTTATATTTGGGGGGGGTTGAATCTAAAATCTTTCCATATGATTGATACAGTTTTCTCATTAAGTATATACTTGTTGCAAATAATTCAAACcagaaaatattgatatttaccTTCAGTCCTATGACCCTAAGATAACTGTTTATGCTGAGATATACATCTgtctaggattttatttttatacagttaaaaaatacatggaattctatatataatacatatataatattataattttttaattaaaattttcttttaactattttcttttccatataatGTATTTTAGACATCATTGTATGTCAGTAAATACAGCTTTATCATCTGTTTAGCCAGTGACTTACTGACAAACATTTTGATCATGTGCAGTTTCTCCATCTTAGAAATAATCTGACACAACATCTCTGTGCATCTCTCCATACTCCTGTGTTTATCCCCTTAgcacacatttttataaatattggtACCTAATGTTAAATGTTCTCCAGGAAGTCTGTGTCAGCTTACACTTCCACTAACAATGTATGAAAATAATCTGTTGCCCTAgtttatctttttcaaaaaaaccttttaaaatcattccaatcatcactgaacttccctggtggtccaatggataagaatccacctaccaatgccggggacgtgggttcaatccctgattccaAATGCCACGGGGCAACTTAAGCCCATGTATCACAACTATCGAGCTCACACTCCAGAGCCTGCTAGcaacaactaccgaagcccacgtgccctagatcctctgctctgcaacaagagaagccaccacaatgagaagcccattcaCCActactagagagtagctcccatgctcactgcaactagaggaagcctgcatgTACCAGTGAAGGCctaacacagccaaaaatgaataaatcaaaataaatgaaaagtttttaaaaattaccatcaATCTGGTGAACATAGCTTTTGACAGTTAAGTTCTTAAGGCAGTGAGGATTGAGCCTTTCCTTTCTGTTGGCCTGTGAAAGGGCTACTAtataattgtttgtttgtttttaggctTCTCATAACATTGGAATAGCGATGGATACAGAGCAGGGCTTGATTGTACCTAATGTGAAAAATGTTCAGATCCGCTCCATATTTGAGATCGCCACTGAACTGAACCGCCTCCAGAAATTGGGCTCCGCAGGTCAGCTCAGCACCAATGACCTTATAGGAGGAACATTCACTCTTTCCAACATTGGATCAGTGAGTAATAGCAGTGTTCAAGTACATAAACCGTAACTTAAGAATTGTGATCATATACTCAGTTAGAAATAGAAACTTTCATTTGCCATTTATTCCTCAAAAGCTTAATTTCTCTactcttactttttttcttttttttagattggTGGTACCTATGCCAAACCAGTGATACTTCCACCTGAAGTGGCAATTGGGGCCCTGGGAACAATTAAGGTGTGTTTGTTAAATAGTTGACAAAAGAGTTTAAGCAAATTGAGAGAGTGAAAACAAAGAGTATTTCTGAGGTTTTCCCCCTCACTTTGTAGGTTCAAGTATGGTATTGGGCTTAATAAGCCAGTGATTTCTTAAGAAGAACTAGGCCTATACTACTCTGTAGAGTAAATACTCGTGATCTGGATCATTTTTGTATGGATCAACCATTGCGGATTATGCCAGGcacaaatgtgtgtgtttatgagtaATCACAAATGTAGCCAGTCTGAGTCTAtcaaaatgtcttaatttcagaatgccaaagaataacAGTAAGCCAGTCCAAATCAGTATTTATAATGGTAAGACACCGCTGAGAGCAGTTTTCTCAAACTTTGCTCTGTTCAGGAATCACTGAAGTGATTAAGAGTGCAGATTTCTTGGCCTTGGGGACAGAGCCTCCAAAAGTTACATATTAAACAAGAACATGGGGGTTCCAGCATGAGTAAACTATGGCCCTGCTATTGGAGACTGACTTAGAATAAGGATTGCAATGATTCTTAACCCTGGTtacacattagaatcatctggagggTGTGAAAAAAATGCCCAAGCTCACCCTGTACCAACTGCACCAGAGTTTGGGGGCCTCGGGCTTGGGCATCCCCATTAAATCAGGGTTGAGAACCACCAGAGTTAAAGAAATAAGCTCATAGATACCATTTCAATACCTCCATTATTAAATGTCATTGTCACTACATTAACCTTGATTTTGATCTTCATGTTTTCAGAAGAACCTTTCTTCCCTGTATCTGTAATGCTTCAACATGGAGCGTCTCTTAGACTTTTCATGAGTTTATTACTTTCATGTCTGCATCCAAAACATTCACAGAAACTTGCACTCAGCCTTTGATTTGTTTTCTAGCAGGTGGTACTTTGGCAGCTAAATTGCTCCCTCTTCTAGCCCTGTTTTCCCTCTGGCATACAGAGGAGATGGGGAGAAAAAGATCAGAACATATCCATGACACTGTTCCATCCAAATCAGGAGTTTCTCTAAGGGACAACTTCAGTCATTCATTCTCCCTCCAGCAAGAATTCAGCATTTGATTCTCACTAATTTCTGACCTTTTTCAGTTTATAAACAAGCCATCATACCTATTTGACAAAGTTTTGTTTTCCCATCTCCTCTGAAAGTGATGTGTTTCCTTCTGAACTATACCTATAGATATATTCTTGTAAACTACATAACAAAGTTtactatttaacatttttaagtatATGGTCACAACAGTAGTTACATTCACATTGTTTGCAGTCATCACCACTGTTCATCTGCAGAACTAAGTTTtatcatcccaaactgaaattcaGTATGCATGGACTACATTTTGTTAATCTATTCATCTCTAGTGAATATTTGGGCTGTTGCCATTTTTTCagcaattgtgaataatgctgctatgaacattggtgtacagtGATCTCTGTGAGCTGTATTTTTTCAGAATCATCTTACCCAAGGTTTTTTCAAGTATATCTCTTAGGGGATAAATCTTCATAGCAACTTAATAGAGCTACTAATCTTTGTTGGGTAGggacaaataatatttcattttttttctccctttgtgtcGCCTCtcttttgctattttctgttttcactgtGAATTTTAGACTGTCACTAAATAGTCTTGAAACATTAAACCCTCCCCATTTCTCAGTTCTAAGTCCTTATATTTCTTGACCTATTAGTTACACTTAAGTTGATCAGTACCGCCTCCTTGGAAAAGCTTTTTCACTGTGACATGAAGAAAACCTTGCTGGTCTGTTTTCTCCCTGTCTAGTGCCTATTCTCTCTGAGTCTCCTTTTCCCATCCCTCCTCATCACCCAATTTCTAAACGCTGGAGTACCCCTGGGTTCAGTTCCGGCCCTTTTCTTTGTCTGATCCAGTCTCAGTGGCTTTTAAATACCATTTAGATGCTGATGGCTTCCAAGTTTAGATCTCCAGACCAGATCTCTCCTTGGAACGCCAAACTCATCTTTCCTGCTTCAGAGTCTAGTAAAGCATCTCCAGTTTCCTGCTTCTTCCCTTCCCACGCATCCTCACACATGCTCCTCCTGGAGTTGTCCCCTTTCAGTGACTGGCCCTTGTGCTCAGAAACTTCCAGTGGTTTCTCAGGGAAAGTAGCTGCGGTGGCCTGCATGGCCCCAGGCTGGTGCCACTCAGTGTGAGGGGGACCCATGTCAGGCCGTGACTGTCACATCCGGGCTATGAAGAGATCATTACGGAAAGAGAGTAGgcaaagaatctgcgtgcaatgcaggcgacccgggttcaattcctgggtcaggaagatcccctggagaaggaaatggcaacccactccagtattcttaactggagaatcccatggacagaggaacctggcaggctacagtccatggggtggcaagagtcagatatgacttggtgactaaaccaccactaatTACAGAAAGAGGGTAGGGCTTAGAAATTTTCATTGCCAGCTCTCCCTTTTTTCCCCGAATAAAACACAGTAAGAAGTTTATTAGCTTAGGtagaaaaggcagaatggttataaattaatttgattcatttttagtAAATTCGGATGATAGGCATGAAATATATAAATGGACAGTAtttctgcccatgagattcttaTATATTTTCCCCAGGAATGTTAGAATTACACTGAAaaatcacaatggaaaaataGGCTTATTATTGGAGAATTGTTCCAGTGTGggtctttcttttcttggctgaggtgtgcagcatatgagatcttagttccctgaccagggatcaaacccgtactccctgcattggaagctcagagtcttaaccactggaccaccaaggaagtcaccaGTGTGGGTCTTAAATACTCAGGTCCATCAAATATGACAGGGGCATCTTTTTAGGTTTATTTCTATGGAGCATGCCAGTTTCAACAATAAGGTGTGGAGACTTACATTATCAAGAATAACAAGCTACTTACAAAAACAGATCACTTCTTTAATTGTGATTTGGGAATGGGGCAAATTTCCAGGGATTAATCATCACCACAGCCAAGAATAACTGACCAGGAAAGAATGATCTCCGGTTTTTTTCAGAAAGTTGTCTGCTCATTAGGTAATGTTAAAATGGGACAAAGATGGAAAGCTTTTAAACACTCCagctttaatatttaattttaaatattccaaGAGGAATGCAGCCATCACAGAAGTCTGTATTAGCTGGTAGATAGcctagcattttttttaaaaatcactgcctTTCGACAGAGTGGTTTTATGTCTAATGAACCTATCAATAAAAAGTGGGTCTTGTATTTTGTAtacctttatatttattttagtaattcattttaatatacattttaaaaaatacttaaaatgaattagggttttttaaaatctgtttttaaaaaaatcaaagacagacTGGGAACCATCACTCTTATCTTTACAACATGCTCCGTCTGTGACCTCACCTCCCATCTCTCACCCGGCCCCTCCCCTGCAGCTGCCGTGCTGATTGTGCTGGGCCTCCAGTGCTCCAGCCAAGCTTCCCCTCTGTCTTTCCAGGTGTCCAGATGGCTAGCTTCCTCACTGCCTACAATGAGGACACCTTCTTGGTGACGCTTTCCCTGCCTGCctgtcaaaaataaaatgcaacttcTCCCCTATTCCcacctcctgcctacaatctctGTCTCTGTTCCAAAGTGCTTTACTTCTTTCCTTTGCACTTTTCACTCTTTAACACTATATAATAAAATGTTCGCTCCAAGAGGGTGAGGACTGTTGTTTTATTCATTGCTTTATCCCCAGAGTCTAGAAagtacctggtacatagtaggtactGGGAAAATAGCtgttaaataattgaaaaatctgaaatgaaatttACCGTACTAGAGAAAGTATACAGGGGACAGGAAATGCCTTGGAGAAACTCTGAAAGCTTGAAGCACACACTCACAAAGATGGGCAAGGTAGGAGTCAGCATTTTCAAAAGTTACTTGGGATGCCCACTTCTCTGTTACAGGGAGGGAGATTTGCCTAATCTTTCAGCATTGCTGTTGCTAGAGCTTACTTTATGCAAGTGAGGCTGactctttgttcttttccttatttgtagGCCCTTCCCCGATTTAACGAGAAAGGGGAAGTCTATAAGGCCCAGATAATGAACGTGAGCTGGTCAGCTGATCACAGAATTATCGATGGCGCTACAGTGTCACGCTTCTCTAATTTGTGGAAATCCTACTTAGAAAATCCC is part of the Odocoileus virginianus isolate 20LAN1187 ecotype Illinois chromosome 5, Ovbor_1.2, whole genome shotgun sequence genome and encodes:
- the DBT gene encoding lipoamide acyltransferase component of branched-chain alpha-keto acid dehydrogenase complex, mitochondrial isoform X2, which produces MENNIKLSEVIGSGKDGRILKEDILNYLEKQTGAILPPSPKAEIMPPPPKPKDRTIPIPISKPPVFTGKDRTEPVKGFHKAMVKTMSAALKIPHFGYCDEVDLTELVKLREELKPIAFARGIKLSFMPFFLKAASLGLLQFPILNASVDENCQNITYKASHNIGIAMDTEQGLIVPNVKNVQIRSIFEIATELNRLQKLGSAGQLSTNDLIGGTFTLSNIGSIGGTYAKPVILPPEVAIGALGTIKALPRFNEKGEVYKAQIMNVSWSADHRIIDGATVSRFSNLWKSYLENPAFMLLDLK